Proteins encoded in a region of the Drosophila busckii strain San Diego stock center, stock number 13000-0081.31 chromosome 2L, ASM1175060v1, whole genome shotgun sequence genome:
- the LOC108608210 gene encoding F-box/WD repeat-containing protein 5 has protein sequence MEVTFKKARLVNTTNTAGVAAGIDFEALDDNDYGWWALPEPALLQIFARLDAYDLLQAGMCCRRWNAISNDDLLWRQKFQEHFRASPSIPLKPGATSWRTEYQRLSMHIPFVQAQRLEPTSDCNQGHTHQVLHVSFAHNGEMFATCSKDGYVIVWNAQHPCTEKYAHNMKQFSWKYTQYSQFNQSDTLLLVSGVHFGSLQSTSGEIAVFYLGATESHLRCRVVNRPYDIFGTWFSDQYLISGDLHWLAHLVSTSVLWLNKANQEIDSEHVPIMSQLYKFYNRNASSVRAIMVARCPWLDESNDPLAQVEQQQQQLQAAATNSDQPTTSMCASLASGNPLSHAASLRRTRSATPEDNYLPDISEHSQVRRSRARPGHTSDATIHYLEEYRQAAVEATDGDIEEEDESESCMDVHDEFDEMENSVPKYLIFSTGSKTFTPHQIGFKRIRNVYFPKKLDPGPTLKERIAAKRAAEQQQQQTPRNDPDWWDYESVKDRFDQVDKVIDLHGHIIGMSLSPDHRYLYVNTRPWPKNYIITNPLEPPPIAQEIDIHVIDLMTLKRVGNMLRAHKAYTPSTECFFIFLDVCEEYVASGAEDQHAYLWDRYYGISLAKFKHTDVVNSVAFNPRDSQMLVTTSDDYTIKVWRSRAQAKEYNIPVNVSESFELKPKN, from the exons ATGGAAGTGACCTTCAAGAAGGCCCGATTGgtaaatacaacaaacacaGCTGGTGTCGCCGCAGGCATAGATTTTGAAGCACTGGATGACAACGACTATGGCTGGTGGGCATTGCCTGAGCCAGCATTGCTGCAAATCTTTGCCCGCCTAGATGCCTACGATCTGTTGCAGGCTGGCATGTGTTGCCGCCGATGGAATGCCATTTCCAACGATGATTTGCTCTGGCGTCAAAAGTTCCAGGAACACTTCAGAGCCTCGCCAAGCATACCGCTGAAACCAGGTGCGACCAGTTGGCGTACCGAGTATCAACGACTCAGTATGCATATACCCTTTGTGCAGGCGCAGCGCCTGGAACCAACCAGTGATTGTAATCAGGGACATACACATCAGGTGCTGCATGTGAGCTTTGCCCATAATGGCGAAATGTTTGCCACCTGCTCCAAGGATGGCTATGTGATTGTCTGGAACGCACAACATCCATGTACAG AAAAATATGCGCACAACATGAAGCAATTTAGTTGGAAGTATACGCAGTACTCGCAGTTTAATCAAAGCGACACCCTTCTCCTCGTCTCCGGCGTGCATTTTGGCTCACTGCAGAGCACTTCCGGGGAGATAGCCGTATTTTATCTTGGCGCGACAGAGTCGCATCTACGCTGTCGCGTTGTTAACAGGCCATATGATATATTTGGCACTTGGTTCAGCGATCAGTATCTCATCTCGGGAGACTTGCACTGGCTGGCGCATTTGGTCAGCACATCGGTGCTTTGGCTGAACAAGGCGAATCAGGAAATTGATTCGGAGCATGTGCCAATTATGAGTCAATTGTACAAGTTCTACAATCGCAATGCGAGCTCCGTGCGTGCAATTATGGTGGCCAGATGCCCCTGGCTGGACGAGTCTAATGATCCATTGGCGcaagttgagcagcagcagcaacagctgcaggctGCAGCCACCAACAGTGACCAGCCTACAACGTCCATGTGCGCATCGCTGGCCAGCGGCAATCCGCTATCCCATGCTGCCAGCTTGAGGCGCACGCGCAGCGCTACGCCGGAAGATAACTATTTGCCAGACATAAGCGAGCATAGTCAGGTGCGCAGGTCCCGAGCACGTCCCGGGCACACTTCGGATGCAACTATACATTATCTAGAGGAATATAGACAGGCAGCTGTTGAGGCTACAGATGGTGACATAGAGGAGGAGGACGAGTCAGAGTCGTGCATGGATGTTCATGATGAATTTGATGAGATGGAGAACAGCGTGCCCAAGTATCTTATATTTTCGACAGGCTCAAAGACCTTTACGCCACATCAAATTGGCTTTAagcgcatacgcaatgtttACTTCCCCAAAAAACTGGATCCAGGTCCAACGCTGAAGGAGCGCATTGCTGCCAAGCGCGctgccgagcagcagcaacagcagacgcCACGCAACGATCCCGATTGGTGGGACTATGAATCTGTCAAGGATCGCTTTGATCAGGTAGACAAAGTTATAGATCTGCATGGTCATATTATAGGCATGTCGCTCAGTCCAGATCATCGTTATCTGTACGTGAACACACGTCCCTGGCCTAAAAACTATATCATTACGAATCCTTTGGAGCCGCCACCCATAGCCCAAGAGATTGACATACATGTGATTGATTTAATGACACTCAAGCGTGTGGGCAATATGCTGCGTGCCCACAAAGCCTACACGCCCAGCACGGAATGTTTCTTCATCTTTCTGGACGTGTGCGAAGAGTATGTGGCCAGCGGTGCTGAGGATCAGCATGCATATTTGTGGGATCGCTATTATGGCATTAGCTTGGCCAAATTTAAGCATACAGATGTTGTCAACAGCGTTGCCTTCAATCCGCGCGACTCCCAAATGTTGGTCACCACCAGCGATGACTACACAATCAAG GTTTGGCGCTCGCGTGCTCAGGCAAAGGAATACAACATACCCGTGAATGTCAGCGAATCCTTTGAGCTCAAGCCCAAAAATTAG
- the LOC108608212 gene encoding type 1 phosphatases regulator ypi1, whose product MAQQPLSNNINGTTTEIIDEGDSAEASQSTPTLVLRLEHPRDSRRVVFHEGVIDNEHMNKMKSKCCCIYKKPHAFGESSSDTDDECEHCFGHPEERKKNKKKKHSNATAQADEPCSSTEAQLEPKQADTDPIGFMPDELATKPTP is encoded by the exons ATGGCGCAGCAACCGTTAAGTAACAATATCAATGGAACCACAACGGAAATAATTGACGAAGGCGACTCTGCTGAAGCTTCTCAAAGTACACCCACATTGGTTCTGCGCCTGGAGCATCCGCGGGACAGTCGCAGAGTCGTCTTTCACGAAGGTGTCATAGATAATGAGCATATGAACAAAATGAAATCCAAGT GCTGTTGCATATACAAGAAGCCACATGCCTTTGGTGAAAGCTCTTCGGATACTGATGACGAGTGCGAGCACTGTTTTGGCCATCCAGAGGAGCGGAAGaagaacaaaaagaagaagcacagCAATGCTACTGCACAGGCGGATGAGCCCTGTTCGTCTACTGAGGCACAGTTGGAACCAAAACAGGCAGACACAGATCCAATTGGATTTATGCCCGATGAGTTGGCAACAAAACCAACACCATAG
- the LOC108608211 gene encoding NADH dehydrogenase [ubiquinone] flavoprotein 1, mitochondrial, with product MAAIVRFNLLKPQFVAALPAAQQLRLQSTQAPPPGTPPPQTKTKFGPLADEDRIFTNLYGRHDWRLKGAQMRGDWYKTKEIVLKGADWIINEIKTSGLRGRGGAGFPSGMKWSFMNKPGDGRPKYLVVNADEGEPGTCKDREIMRHDPHKLVEGCLIAGKAMGAQAAYIYIRGEFYNEASNMQLAIAEAYQAGLIGKNACGSGYDFDVFMHRGAGAYICGEETALIESLEGKQGKPRLKPPFPADVGLFGCPTTVTNVETVAVAPTICRRGGNWFASFGRTRNSGTKLFNISGHVNSPCTVEEEMSIPLKELIERHCGGVIGGWDNLLGVIPGGSSTPIIPKNVCDDVIMDFDGLIAAQTSLGTAAIIVMDKSTDVIKAIARLISFYKHESCGQCTPCREGIGWMNKIMERFVKGDAQPAEIDMLWEISKQIEGHTICALGDGAAWPVQGLIRHFRPEIEKRMQQHAQQTKRASN from the exons ATGGCTGCAATTGTGCGATTCAACTTGTTAAAACCGCAATTTG TTGCGGCGCTGCCGGCCGCCCAGCAGCTACGTCTACAGAGTACCCAGGCACCACCGCCAGGCACACCGCCACCACAGACAAAAACCAAATTCGGACCGCTTGCTGATGAAGATCGCATCTTCACTAATCTATATGGACGTCACGATTGGCGTCTTAAGGGCGCACAGATGCGCGGTGACTGGTACAAGACCAAGGAGATTGTGCTCAAGGGCGCCGATTGgattataaatgaaatcaaaacatCTGGTCTGCGTGGACGAGGTGGTGCTGGCTTCCCCAGCGGTATGAAGTGGTCATTCATGAACAAGCCAGGTGATGGACGTCCAAAGTATTTGGTTGTAAATGCCGATGAAG gtGAGCCTGGTACTTGCAAGGATCGCGAAATTATGCGTCACGATCCCCACAAGCTGGTCGAGGGCTGTCTGATTGCGGGAAAAGCAATGGGCGCGCAAGCTGCATATATCTATATTCGCGGCGAATTCTACAATGAGGCATCCAACATGCAGCTGGCAATTGCTGAGGCCTATCAGGCTGGCTTGATTGGCAAAAATGCATGCGGCAGCGGCTACGATTTTGATGTTTTCATGCATCGTGGTGCAGGTGCATATATTTGCGGCGAGGAAACTGCACTGATTGAATCACTTGAGGGTAAGCAGGGCAAGCCACGTTTGAAGCCGCCATTCCCTGCTGATGTGGGTCTCTTCGGCTGCCCCACTACTGTTACCAATGTGGAGACTGTTGCTGTGGCGCCAACTATTTGCCGTCGTGGTGGCAACTGGTTTGCCAGCTTTGGACGCACGCGTAACTCGGGCACAAAGCTGTTCAACATCTCTGGTCATGTGAACTCGCCCTGCACTGTTGAGGAGGAAATGTCCATACCATTAAAGGAGCTCATTGAGCGTCATTGTGGGGGTGTCATTGGTGGCTGGGATAATCTGTTGGGCGTTATACCCGGCGGTTCCTCAACACCCATTATTCCCAAGAATGTGTGCGATGATGTTATTATGGATTTCGATGGTTTAATTGCGGCGCAAACATCGCTGGGCACAGCAGCCATTATTGTCATGGATAAGTCGACGGATGTGATTAAGGCTATTGCGCGTTTGATCTCGTTCTACAAGCACGAGAGCTGCGGACAGTGTACACCATGCCGTGAAGGCATTGGCTGGATGAACAAGATTATGGAACG CTTTGTCAAGGGCGATGCTCAGCCCGCTGAGATTGATATGCTGTGGGAGATTTCCAAGCAAATTGAGGGACACACTATTTGCGCATTGGGTGATGGTGCTGCCTGGCCTGTACAAGGTCTGATTCGTCACTTTAGGCCCGAGATTGAGAAGCGAATGCAGCAGCATGCGCAGCAGACAAAGCGCGCCAGCAATTAA
- the LOC108608214 gene encoding uncharacterized protein LOC108608214 → MSFKNILYTALVLLSIWTCAGREYEFIPGRCVDHPGAEEKIGGPLSLCSFPPNYEKPDEEDIEAVIKHIQGLNLN, encoded by the exons AtgagttttaaaaatatattatatacggCGCTAGTGTTGTTGAGTATATGGACCTGTGCGGGCAGAGA ATATGAATTTATACCTGGACGATGCGTAGATCATCCAGGTGCAGAGGAAAAAATTGGTGGTCCACTCAGTCTGTGCAGCTTTCCACCAAATTATGAAAAACCAGACGAGGAGGATATAGAGGCCGTCATCAAGCATATACAAggcttaaacttaaattaa